AATATTAAGGTTATGGCCTGCTATGAAGTTGGCATCATTACCAGCAAATACTTGGCTGCCAACTAAGCTGATATCATGGGTAGCATTGATGTTGACGTTATGTCCAGCTTCAAGAATAGACGGAACGGCACTGATGGCATGATCTTCAACATGATCATACGCTCCTGTTAAACCCCAGCCTACACCAATAAAGGTGGGTGATAATGTGCTGCTCCAGCCAAGTTTAACGGACAGGTCTTTGGTTTGCTGGTCATTCACATTATGACCGGCTAAAATGGTGACGTTTGAATTGGCGTTGGTGTAGGTGCCGTTTTCGGTGGTTAAGGTGCCAGCGGTTAGTGTGATATCATTGACAGCATGAATTTCACTAGCGACAATCCCTATATCCCCTAAAGCCTGGCCGGTGAAACTGCCACCGACACTTAAATAGGTTGGTACTTCCGACATGGTGATGCCGTCATATTGATGGTTGGTGTATTTGCCGTGTAATCCCGCTGCCCAGCCCAGCGGGTTTCCTGTCAGCGTTGTGGCGACTAAACCGGCAAAAGGACTGTACGATAATTTGCCACTTTGCGACTGTGTTGCTTCCATCGATAGATCTTGACCTGATAACAGGAGCAAATCACTGTTACTATTAATATGGTCATTACCGTTGCTGTCGGTTACTAATCCAGCCACCATCGATGCATCACCATCCACAATAATATTGCTGGCAATAATGGCGGTGTCGCCAAGGGAGTGCGTGGTTAAATTACCGCCTACATATAAGGTGGAACTGGCCTGGGTTTCGTTAAGGGTTGCTTCTTTTTTTCCTTTAAAAGAAAGGGCAGGAACGGAGCTTGCTGCCAAGGCTACACCAGCAGGACCTCCCATTATAGCTCCTGCCACCACGCCGCCGAGGATATTCATCGGGCTGCTAAGGCCAATTTTCTTCTTCTGGAAAGCATAGCTGTGGGAATACACATCCGTAGCAGATGAAATAGTCAGGTCGGCGTTTTGGTTCTCATGTATGGTACCGGAGCTATCGGTATAAAGGCCGGTTTGAATGGCAGCATCGCCGCCAACAAAAACATCACTGGCGATGATAGAAGTATTACCGCCCGATATTAATGTTAAATCGCCGCTTGTATCTAAATAGGAACCCGCCTGGTTAACCCAGATATCATTGGTTTTGCTTTTTGAAGAAGAAAGGAAGCCTTTTTTACTGGTTTGAAAATTTAAATACCCCGATTCCTGTTCAGGAAGGATGTTTATATCATTGGCTGCCAGAATGGCAGTATTGCCGCCAACTAATACATTGCTGCCAATGATGGAAACATCATGGCTGTTTTTATAAACAAGGCTGTCATTGCTGCCTTGTTCCGGCGTATTGATGTAGAGATTTTCTCCAACCAGTAAATTAGCCGCAACATTTTCAGTTGAAAAGATTTGTTTTAGATATTTCTTATGACCGGAGTTTATATTTAATTCGGAATAATTAGCATCAAGGACTGAGGTGATCGTGGTATCATGGGCGGCATCAATGGCAGCGCTCCCGCCTACATCTAAGGTACTGCCGGATACCGTAAAATCATGTCCTGCTTTAACGATGGCATTGCCATTTGCAGTGATATCACTTCCCACATTTACCAGCTTGTCTTCTATCCATAATCCTCCTTTCTGGGCAGCACCCGTCAGCTCATTACTCACCTGTGCCGTTTCCAACGTGATATCATTCCCCGCAAGCAACTGCAGATCGCCTTCTGCATGAAGTAACGAGCCTACCTGGTGAATGTTCGACGCAGCGTTCAGCAACACGCTGCCGCCGGAGGTGATGTTGCCTTGGTTGGCTAGGTAGCCAAGGGTGTTGTTGCCGATGGTGGTGTTGACTACGCTTGCTTTATTAAGGATGCTGCCGTTTGTGCTCGTGAGGTTAATCAATGAGCCACCGGAGATTTTGCCGCCGAGGTTGCTTAAATTGCTCCCAGATGTTAATTGGGTCGCGTGGCCACTGCTGATAATGGCGCCGGAAGGTTCGATGCCAGCCAAACTATTAGCGCTTAGGTAAAGGGTAGGAACCCAAACGATCTGATTATTGACGACTTGCTGCACGGGCCAGATAATATCGGAATGCAGTGCTGCCAGCTGTTCACTGCTTAAGGCAACGCCGGGGACTAATTCTAAATCGACCATGGCTGCAGCGGCATTATCCATTAGATACTGCATCTGCTGGGTGCTGTTGGTGATGGTCGAAGCGATAAACCGTTTGCCGAGTTTATCCATAATGACTTTTTCAATGAGGCTTGTTTCATAAAACGGATCACCCAGCAACGTGATCATATGGTCGGGGTTGAAACCAATCAGGTTAAGCAAATATTCCGAACCTAAATACGCATCGACATTGATGTAATCCACATTGGTTTCAATGGCGTAATTAAAACCCGGGCTTCCGCCGCTTGCTTCTAAACCCAGTGTTAGAGGTGGGCCATCAAAATTATGGACGAAAGCGCCTTCAACCTGATCTTCCAATCGCCCTACCTGGGAGAGTGTCCCCAGCTCGCCGTTTAGGACAAATAATCCCGTTTGTCCCTGAGGGGTTTGGATATAATGATACATATCCGTTTGGGAGGTGCCGGGAACATTCAAGGTGGCGTTATTATAAGAAGTCAGGCCTACTTGCGGATAATAATCAGGCAAGGCGGTGTTTTGGACTATCGATACATTATCAATCGCCCCGCTAAACGTGCCGGTGATACTTCCCCCTGCGGTAATGAGTGAGGGGATATGCTGATAAATGCCGGTATCAAGGTCGACCTGGGAACCGGGTGATCCCATAGAAGGGAGATTAAGGCGGAAATAACCTTCATTTTCGGGGTGATAGCCTAAACAGGGACCGGTCCAGTTGCAAGTCAGCCTGTCTGTTTTGGATAAATCATATCCCTGATTTACCAGCGTGGTTCCGGTTAAAGCGAGATTACCGCCACTGGCGATGGTGCTAGCATCATTTAAGAGGGATGTAGCATCAATCGCCATATTCCCGCCGGCACTGATGATTGATTGGCCGGTATCCGTCGTTGCGGTTTCTTGAATATGGCTCATCGTGACGCCATAGGTGGAAGAAGTGGAAAGATTATTTACATATTGAGTAAAGAATGATTCGGTAAGATTTGGATCCCAATAATTTAAAGGAAGCACTGCTGTAACGAAATAACCATCGCTCCATACGCCTGCACTGCCGACATCGTTATAAACCTGCGAAAGCATCTGGGTAGAAGTCCAGTCATCATACGGAACTCCATTGATATAGAGCAGGATTGTTTCTTCTGGATGTGCTTCTTTATAGGCCAGGTTTTCTGCGGTATAGAGACGTTTTTGGGCATCGACCAAATAATCCTGCAATGAAAAGGGCTGCAGGGGGTCGGTGATGGTTACTGTGCTGAATGTTAAGGCTTTTCTTTGATTAACCAATGAATCGGTCTGAATAGAAACATCGCCATTATAGGATTGAATCGTTCCCGAGAGATTATGAACCTGTTGGACATGGCCTCCTGCTGCATTGCTGATGATAATCGAACCATCCAGTGCCGCTAATGTGCCTTGATCATTCAGCAACTGATTTTCAACCAATAGATTCAAATTCTGGCTGGCAAAGACCAGGCTGGTGTTGGTGATGTTATCCGTCGTTATGGTTATCGAACCGCCTGAACTAATCTGACCGTTATTGGTGAAGTTTAATGCCGTGAAGGAACTATCGAGCAAACTGCTGATACGGCCCTGGTTTATAAGGTCTGAACTGGTGCTGACGGCGAGGGGGCCGCCGGTCGTCATAAGTGCATCAAGGCCGTTGGTGATGGTGCTGCCTGAGGTAAGATTCAAGCCGTTGGCACTGCTGATTTCGCCATAATTGGTAATGGCGCCGGTGGCTAAAAGATCCATTGTGTCGTTAGACAGAAGCGAAGCAAGCGACTGGTTTTCAATGTAGCCGGATGCATTAAAAACCACCGATCCTTCTGATTGCAGCGAGCCACTATTGATAATATTATGGGCGGTGATGTCAACCGTTCCCGACGATTGCACGTCACCGGTGATGGTGTAATCATCATTCACCGTCAAATCAATATTGCCTAAGGCTAAAATACTGCCGCCTTGATTGTTAATATCCTGATTGGCTAAAATGGAAACCAACCCATTACCATTGCTGCCATACGATTGCACCGTGCCGTTTTCATTTTCAAAGATGGTATCATTGATGATATGGACAAGCCCTCCGGCTTCCATTAATCCATTGCGGTTATCCAGATTCTGGATATTGATATCAACGCCTGTTGACGTGATTCCCTGCTGGTTATTAAAATGATTGGCGCTCACCACAAACGAGCCGCCAACAACCATCGTACCGCTGCTATTATCGATGGCATTGGCATCGATATGCAGGTTATGGGCGATGCTGATGGTGCCGGCATTGTTGGTTATGGTTCCATCGATGGTGAATTGTGAAGCTTGAACGCTCCTTTGTTCTGGCTGTAGAAGTGCAGAAGCAATGATCGTTCCTTGGTTGTTATTCACGTGATGAGCGGTGAGGGTTAAAAACCCTTCCGTGTATAAGGTTCCCTGTGTGTTGGTGAGGTTGGTTGTCTGGAGGGTTAAATCGCCAAGGCTTCCTAGCAGGCCATTTTGAGCATTGATCAGATCGATGGCGCTTACAGTGAGTAAGTTGCTTGCAATGACAGCGCCGGTATTATGCAGTGACTGGCTTTGCAGTATGATGCTTTGTTCGCTTTGGATCGTACCGCTGTTGGTCGCTGTGCCGTGAATGGTGAGTTCCATGCCATCCAGGGTGTATAATGTACCGCTTTGGTTTAGCGTATCGGCTTCTATAATGAATAATCCGCTGGAAACCAGCGTTGCGCTATTGTCTATTTCACCTTGGGAGAGGAGTGTAAGGCTGGAATTGCTGTGAATGACACCTTCATGTTGATTGGTGAGGCCCGTCGATGCGGTAAGCGTTGTGGCACCAAGTGAAGCCCATTCACCTCCATCATTGAGGATCGATGAAGCATTGGCATTGAGGTCGCGTTCGCTATAAAATAAGCCACTGGCGTTGCTGATATTCTGTGCTGTCAGTAAGAGGTGTGAACCTGCCTGTACGCTTCCTCCCTGATTTAAAAGGGTGTTGGCACCGATATCGGTTTGACCCAGCGATAACAAACTGCCAATCAGGGTGACATCACCGCTTGCGGTAATGGCCAATGATCCTAAGGTTTGCACGTGCCCGCGATTAAGGAATGAGGTACCGCTCATCTGCACATCGCCATTGGCTGCCATATAGCCATCCAAGCTATTGGTGATGTCGGTAGCTTCGAGATTCAAACTGCTGTGTGCGGATAATTCGCCGTTATTCACCAGCGCTCCGCCAGCATGAATGGCTGTTTGATGCTCAGAGGTGATAACTCCCAGATTGTTTTGCCAGTTGCCACTCACATTCATGGTCAAGTCATTGACGGCAAGCAGGGTGCTATTGCTTAAGGCAAAATCAGCAGCGTTTAATAGGAGGTCATTCTGAGAAACCAGAACGCTGTCAATCACATGAGTAGCAAGTCCTGACTGGAGTATAAAAGTACCGGCAGCCAGTGTGCTGGTATCAAAACCCAGATTCGTGCCAGCGTTGATATCCATTACCTGTTCGTGGCCGCTGCTGCTCACATGCGAAAATAATACACTCCCTCCCGCATGGAGGGCAACCTGGTTTGCCATTAAGAAGGCAAAGCTCTCTCCTGCCTGCGATCCATCCATCATTGCATCATTTTCGGTATCAATCGTTACATTGCCATTTTCGGCATAGAGATATTGGCCCGATACATTCACAGGCCCTTTCGCGTGCAGGGCAATCGATTTTCCGGCATAAGCGCCTGTCTGTTGAGTGATGCCACCATTTTGCGATGTGATGTGGATATCATTAGCCGCCTGCGCGGTTCCATAGGTAATGGTACCATCGGCATTGATGGTTACATCATTGCTGGTCGCTACCATTTCACCCAGGCTGTTAACTCCCACACCAGATTCTGTGCTTTTTAAGGTAATTTTGCCGGCATACATCGAACCTAATTGTGAGGCATCAATCGCTACCACTGGTTTTAATGCGTCACTGGCACTCTCTGCTGCCAGGGGCGTTACGCTTCCTGTGGCGTAATCATACTGGTTTTGTCCCGCGGTAATGTTCAATGATTTTCCACCCCAAATGGTCGCATTAATTTCTGCTGCACGCGAAATAATATCCACTGAGTCGGTCGTGGAGACATCCATTCCTGCACCACCGACAGTAATGGTTCCTTTTTCAACGTTAATCGATGTGATCGTACCGTTAGCATCAAAAGTAGGCTTACCGGTTGTAAGCACCACTT
This window of the Alphaproteobacteria bacterium genome carries:
- a CDS encoding hemagglutinin repeat-containing protein; this encodes MAGIFVFLSRRLLIYWLVALQLFQPMAAHAQTIITPDQNAAANNRPVVAESANHTPVENIAPVSAGGVSHNALTDFQVGQEGVIINNSASNGVSTIGGVVLANPNLHSGQEARIILNEVTGTNPTNQEGYTEIFGKKAEYIVANPNGISCNGCGFINTPKVVLTTGKPTFDANGTITSINVEKGTITVGGAGMDVSTTDSVDIISRAAEINATIWGGKSLNITAGQNQYDYATGSVTPLAAESASDALKPVVAIDASQLGSMYAGKITLKSTESGVGVNSLGEMVATSNDVTINADGTITYGTAQAANDIHITSQNGGITQQTGAYAGKSIALHAKGPVNVSGQYLYAENGNVTIDTENDAMMDGSQAGESFAFLMANQVALHAGGSVLFSHVSSSGHEQVMDINAGTNLGFDTSTLAAGTFILQSGLATHVIDSVLVSQNDLLLNAADFALSNSTLLAVNDLTMNVSGNWQNNLGVITSEHQTAIHAGGALVNNGELSAHSSLNLEATDITNSLDGYMAANGDVQMSGTSFLNRGHVQTLGSLAITASGDVTLIGSLLSLGQTDIGANTLLNQGGSVQAGSHLLLTAQNISNASGLFYSERDLNANASSILNDGGEWASLGATTLTASTGLTNQHEGVIHSNSSLTLLSQGEIDNSATLVSSGLFIIEADTLNQSGTLYTLDGMELTIHGTATNSGTIQSEQSIILQSQSLHNTGAVIASNLLTVSAIDLINAQNGLLGSLGDLTLQTTNLTNTQGTLYTEGFLTLTAHHVNNNQGTIIASALLQPEQRSVQASQFTIDGTITNNAGTISIAHNLHIDANAIDNSSGTMVVGGSFVVSANHFNNQQGITSTGVDINIQNLDNRNGLMEAGGLVHIINDTIFENENGTVQSYGSNGNGLVSILANQDINNQGGSILALGNIDLTVNDDYTITGDVQSSGTVDITAHNIINSGSLQSEGSVVFNASGYIENQSLASLLSNDTMDLLATGAITNYGEISSANGLNLTSGSTITNGLDALMTTGGPLAVSTSSDLINQGRISSLLDSSFTALNFTNNGQISSGGSITITTDNITNTSLVFASQNLNLLVENQLLNDQGTLAALDGSIIISNAAGGHVQQVHNLSGTIQSYNGDVSIQTDSLVNQRKALTFSTVTITDPLQPFSLQDYLVDAQKRLYTAENLAYKEAHPEETILLYINGVPYDDWTSTQMLSQVYNDVGSAGVWSDGYFVTAVLPLNYWDPNLTESFFTQYVNNLSTSSTYGVTMSHIQETATTDTGQSIISAGGNMAIDATSLLNDASTIASGGNLALTGTTLVNQGYDLSKTDRLTCNWTGPCLGYHPENEGYFRLNLPSMGSPGSQVDLDTGIYQHIPSLITAGGSITGTFSGAIDNVSIVQNTALPDYYPQVGLTSYNNATLNVPGTSQTDMYHYIQTPQGQTGLFVLNGELGTLSQVGRLEDQVEGAFVHNFDGPPLTLGLEASGGSPGFNYAIETNVDYINVDAYLGSEYLLNLIGFNPDHMITLLGDPFYETSLIEKVIMDKLGKRFIASTITNSTQQMQYLMDNAAAAMVDLELVPGVALSSEQLAALHSDIIWPVQQVVNNQIVWVPTLYLSANSLAGIEPSGAIISSGHATQLTSGSNLSNLGGKISGGSLINLTSTNGSILNKASVVNTTIGNNTLGYLANQGNITSGGSVLLNAASNIHQVGSLLHAEGDLQLLAGNDITLETAQVSNELTGAAQKGGLWIEDKLVNVGSDITANGNAIVKAGHDFTVSGSTLDVGGSAAIDAAHDTTITSVLDANYSELNINSGHKKYLKQIFSTENVAANLLVGENLYINTPEQGSNDSLVYKNSHDVSIIGSNVLVGGNTAILAANDINILPEQESGYLNFQTSKKGFLSSSKSKTNDIWVNQAGSYLDTSGDLTLISGGNTSIIASDVFVGGDAAIQTGLYTDSSGTIHENQNADLTISSATDVYSHSYAFQKKKIGLSSPMNILGGVVAGAIMGGPAGVALAASSVPALSFKGKKEATLNETQASSTLYVGGNLTTHSLGDTAIIASNIIVDGDASMVAGLVTDSNGNDHINSNSDLLLLSGQDLSMEATQSQSGKLSYSPFAGLVATTLTGNPLGWAAGLHGKYTNHQYDGITMSEVPTYLSVGGSFTGQALGDIGIVASEIHAVNDITLTAGTLTTENGTYTNANSNVTILAGHNVNDQQTKDLSVKLGWSSTLSPTFIGVGWGLTGAYDHVEDHAISAVPSILEAGHNVNINATHDISLVGSQVFAGNDANFIAGHNLNILADNDASDHDEQHFAASLMVTYGISSQVSEAITAINNISKLGSLNPKASLSGIKDLMGGDFGLDGKEQLINDGFAMHEGIVGFGQLGEFTSNIAGTLQGTKSLADFANGMATAGVGFSANASYSASDSHDQTAYVSSITAGHNLTMASGNDTTIIGAHLSAGNDMTLAVGHDLTITAAQNHSEANSIGASFSTNIGLEGQNNFVGGGGTNAGHVNIAGWNSPFSPQSSDSFGLGGSFSNYISTSYTNATLSAGNHLQIDVGHDATIKGANIHSNTAAVNVAGNLTIASLQDTEQSGDGSASVDFMNGKLNGTSIHGGYTDKAWVGNQTSLVTDRTLTMNIGQQTNIIGALINSHSNDLTLTTGSLIFSDLFDHDVMKSGGAGISGITSFGKDKQPKSGDSNYGETYHGDYTAHNIEQTTHATIGLGTITVAGTTLSPDAPALDGLNRDPEKAQEITKVVIIDPIKIDYTDVNNWGQLVDDIGSVKKNAAAIADKLGTVLTNGGKTPYEKSLSTIKNDLVLSGKMTDKEAADLIAEANQIIANGCSISQSSIMDFFISNAYAGPNCTASPKTQLMAMTILVFTGILEAQLECSECITYKKAPTASELYGKGEAILYAGGSMSEAIAAIWNEAPVKKPSGSDKGQNSGGTNSGNEDSVNGGNDEDILEDYWDNSGKKKVSDDFGVDIPAENIEGINDQIEKGYEEAQEIYDEIDIHDLKDTFYKNRGGELPKDGVYIEIDIPNDPSAKNRGTHRIIIDKKTGQGWYTPDHYGTFIKLK